The Solanum lycopersicum chromosome 2, SLM_r2.1 DNA window AGGGTTCCATATTTACATTTCACTTTTATCAAAATGTCGTGAATCTTCTTCTAGCATCTACCGTAGTATCTAGAGGCCTCATAGTCAGTAGTAGTTAGAAGAGTCTTCCACTAAAACAGAAATTCTAGAGTGGATGATGTTATTACCTTAAGGTGTAGGTGGTGTCCCTTTTTGTTTCCTGCAGAAAATTAGATAGTTGGAAACATAGTTCTCACAGGAAAATCAGAGGGAAAGAGTATGAATGCTAAAAGAAATTAAGTCCTTTCTTTCGAAGTTGTGACTATAATATGGAAATCAGTTAAATATTCTTACTTGAAATTTACTATATACATGGTGTCAAAGATGagtatatgaatattttaatatttaattttatacataatatattttttatgaaatattatttcacaaaatttgtCTATGATTACTATAGAAGGAATTCTACAAAGAATTTACTGGTATTATGAATGTAATTGTTGTTatagagaaataaaatataatataaaaaactagtttttttagaaaatcatgTTATATATAGAAATGCTATTATAACGAggtttctatattttttttttcaattcacctttaaaatattaaaaattagtgaaaattgtgttcttttatagTTAGAGAAAATTCATTTAAAGGACCAAAAATTACTTGGTGAAAGATTACACTCATTGCCTCCTATtgaatgttttattttgaatagaGATGCTCTTCGAATTAATAAGGAGTATGAAGGGACTAAAGAAAGAGAACtatgaaaattcatatttttcattctcTATTATGGACGgagaataaaaatattgaactgaatatattattttcattttaaaatttggaaTATTTGGAATATTATTAGTAAAACTACTTCATATACAACGGTCAAAATTTATAAGCGTAGACAATCACTAATTGATTcgttaaattatatataaataaatattgatatatatatatatatatatatatatatatatatatatatatatatatatatttactaaaaCTAGCTCATATACTATGGTCAAAGTTTGTAAGTGTAGACGATCTCTAGTTGATTCGCTAAATTACATAAAGGCAAATAccgacaaaaaaaattaaatattgagaAACTACATAGttccataaatatttatatcgtatttactaattttttcatagtttttaattaattatattttatccaGATTTAAGTCAAATAcatttatatacattaaaataccAAGATACATGAGCGAGAATAGGAGGGAGGTGAGTGAGGTTTGTCTATATATCTTAGACACTCATCAGATACATATATCTCGTCCCATGTATCGGAGTATTTGGAATACCAAATACACAagctttttaattaataaaatatgttcaaAGGTAAGTCTCTGTGTATGAATTAAGTTCATATtcatgtaaaatgaaatttgatttttttttaacaaatgtaAATATTACGGTTAACAAGCAAATTAATGCACCTAAAGAGCATTTAACTTTACAGCTACCCCGTAGAAGGGCTATATctctaattacataaaaaaaatgctGAAATAACAAAACCTCCAACATATCtctagttaaataataaaatgctGAAATTACGAATCATATTTTTGGTCTTTCCTAGTGTTTCTAACCATATCTAATCTAACACTGAAACTTAGCTTCATATGTGTTATTGTAGTTCCCATAGTGACAGTAGGTCCCGTATGCAGTTTCCAATTCCTTACCTGCCACACTTGATAAAGTATTGAACCCCAAAGTGCTGCAACTATTTCCTTGTTAAGTTGCTTCCAATGCTTCCTCCTGATTCGATTCAACACCTGTTTGACATTTCCCGATGAAATTTACACTCCAGCTGATTGAGTCATTGCTGTAATGAGTCCTTTAGTCTAGTTAAATTCAGAGAAAATGTGGTGTTATGTCTCTATAGCATGTTCATCAAGCTGCATGTTATGTTATCTACTGGTATATTCATCTTTTGTAGTCAATTTTTGTCAACAATCTACCCTGTACAGCTAACCATACTATAAATGTGTGCCTTGGTTGAGAGATCTTGTTCCATATCAGTTCCGCTATCCTCATTTTTCTCTGCATTCCTATCAATACAACATAACTATCTCCTGTTGAGTACTTCCCATTTGTTGCCAGGACATATTCTCTTTCCGGTAAAAGTATTCTTGCGGTGGTTTATACTCCCAGATATCTTGATTATCCTTCATATCCATGTACGCATTTAACCCACAATACATTCTTTTTGACTATTAACTGCCATAAAAGTTTTCCTGCATACGTCACATTCCATAACTTGCTCCCCTTAATATTTAATCCACCAAACTTCTTAGGCACACACACTTTGTTCTAAGATACTAATGGTGTTTTCCTCTTATCCTCAATGCTACCCCATATTAGAATAGagcttataataaaatattaattctaAAGAATTTAAGTTTGTATGCACCAACAAGCTAAACCGCCAATTTTACATGACTTGTTTTATTTCAAGATCTATTAACACTAATGATTGAATTCTTTCTATATAGCTATTAATACTTGCTACTCTATTATGACTGACAACATTTTTTGACATTTCagaattataaaaaagaaattgaggttttttaaaattttgatgtgTTAAtccatataattattttttttgaaagacttCAATATGTTCCAAATTTAATGTGTCCATTTAAAACAATTTTGATAATCAATACTCATTGTTGCGGCATCACTCACAACATTCTtatgacattttatttttataacggAGAAATTCAAGCGAAATCTTGTATtgatttactatatatattctTTGTGTATGAGTTAAGTTCATATTCAtctaaaatgaaatgaatttctatttgtttatttagttatcttgtcattatttatttatgggcTTCTTTTACTTTGACATGTTAGCTAATCTTAATTAGTGTGTCAGACGTTAGATTAAATATACCAAACGTATGTATCATTATTTGCTTGTATATGTAGTATTTATCGAATCAATTAGAGATCATCCACGTACATCAATTCTGATTAATATTTGGGTTTAGTTTTATCCAATAACATGTATACTAATACTTAAATTGAATAGAATACGTAAAACTCCCATCCccaatatttaaaatgataattttgatatGCAGCATACATTTGGATTTAAGttaaaagttttatttaatttcttaaattatctacttaattaaataatttacaaCTACAAATTGTCTGGACAATAAATGATATGTAAAGAGTCACTTTGTTCTCCAAATGAAGACAATTTGTAGTTGCGTTTGTGACTTGtggagaagaaacaaaattttcGATTTCgcatttcatttcattatattaaaaagacTCATACATGACTCACTTTTATTActtaataaaaactaaaacacCAACTTTTTCTTACTCTAAACTTGAACACAATAGATGTCCTATTCTACTTAGACTTGGGGGTTATTCCCTTTAGTAGAAGACAAGTACATGGAATGAAAAGGGCGAGGTGACACAGGCCTATGGAgatcgttgttgttgttgttgttttgtttcATAATGAACGAGTTGCTTCCAGATGCTTCACCTGGATGATATATCCCAAAATTTCCATTGGAGTTGTTAGCAAAAGTTGGACCACCAAATGTGTAATTAGCGTAGCGAAAAGGCCTTGATAATGAACCAACTTGATCATTGTTGTTGGAAGCAGTTGTTGTTGTCGTCCTTGTAGAGTTAACTGTGACAGTTTGAATGTCATTGATGCTAGGGCGACGACGATCCACTGGAGTCTTACTATTACGACGACAGAAGTACTTTTGAGCATGACTTGCCACCTGAGTCGGTGTCTTCGAAACAACATAGTGCCTTGAGATGCTTTTCCAATCTCCTCTACCAAATTTGTTAAGTCCCATAAGAAATAACCTACATATACCATGCCaagtgattaaaaaaaatatttttatttttttaaagaatttaaagtttatacGCACCAACCAACAAGCTAAGTCAGTTTTATTTGAAGATTCAATAGAAAATGATGCAGACAATCGAAGTAAATAAAATtcggaaaaaaaatagaatttactTACGAGTGTTCTCCCTCAGTCCATGGAATTCCCCGTCGATGAGGTCGTGAATGAGTGATTTGAACGGGAGGCGGTGGTGTGTCATTGGGATTGGCCTCCTTGTCTGATGAGTTATCAACAACATTTGTGTTTATCGAAGGATTCTCCATTTCAGCCTCTTTAAAGAGGTTTATGTAGAGGTTTTTCATTTCCTCCATGGATTTATGGGGGAATTTTGAAGCAACAAATTCGAAAAAAGTTTGAGAACCTAGGTTATTAAACCTAGAAAAAGCATTCTCAAAAACCTGTTTCTCCTCAGGAGTTCACCTATTGGTCCGAGACAG harbors:
- the LOC138341834 gene encoding transcription factor MYB1R1-like → MEEMKNLYINLFKEAEMENPSINTNVVDNSSDKEANPNDTPPPPVQITHSRPHRRGIPWTEGEHSLFLMGLNKFGRGDWKSISRHYVVSKTPTQVASHAQKYFCRRNSKTPVDRRRPSINDIQTVTVNSTRTTTTTASNNNDQVGSLSRPFRYANYTFGGPTFANNSNGNFGIYHPGEASGSNSFIMKQNNNNNNDLHRPVSPRPFHSMYLSSTKGNNPQV